GGCCAAGGCCGCGCTGTTCGCCGACATCCTGCGCGTCTCCTTCCCATATATTTTCTTCATCTCGCTGTCGTCGATGACCGGCAGCGTGCTCAACAGCTGGGGCAAGTTCTCGATCCCGGCTTTCACCCCCACCTTCCTAAACCTCAGCTTCATCGTCTTCGCGCTGGCTTTCACCCATTACTTCCATCCGCCCATCATGGCGATGGCGTGGGCGGTGTTCGTCGGCGGGCTGATCCAGCTGGTGTGGCAGCTGCCCTTCCTGAAGCAGATCGGCATGCTGGCCAAGCCCATCCTCGCCTTCCGCGATCCGGAAGTCTGGCGGGTGATCAAACAGATGGGGCCGGCGATCTTCGGCGTGTCGGTGGCGCAGATCTCGCTGCTGATCAACTCCACCTTCGCCTCCTTCCTGCCCACCGGCAGCGTGTCCTGGATGTATTACGCCGACCGGCTGATGGAATTCCCGTCCGGCGTGCTGGGCGTGGCGCTCGGCACCATCCTGCTTCCGTCCTTGTCCAAACACGCCGCCAGCAAGTCCGACGCCGAGTTCAGCGTGCTGCTGGACTGGGGCATACGGCTGTCGCTGCTGCTGGCGGTGCCGGCCACCGTCGGCCTGGGCCTGCTGTCCGGCCCCTTGCTGTACACCATGTTCATGTACGGCAAGTTCACCGCCCACGACGCCTTGATGTCGCAGCAGGCGGTGATCGCCTACTCCTTCGGCCTGTTGGGGCTGATCCTGGTCAAGGTGCTGGCGCCGGGCTTCTACGCGCGCCAGGACATCAAGACGCCGGTGCGCATCGCGGTGGCGACGCTGATCGCCACCCAGGTGATGAACCTGGCCTTCGTGTTCCCGCTGAAGCACGCCGGCCTGGCGCTGTCGATCGGCCTCGCCTCCTGCATCAATGCCGGCCTGTTGATGCACACGCTGCAAAAGCGCGGCATCTACCGTCCGGAAGCCGGCTGGAAGCCCTTCCTCGCCAAGCTGTTCATCGCCATCGCGGCGATGGCGGCCGCGCTGCTGGCCTGCCAGCAATGGCTGCCGATAGACTGGCACGGCCACGCCTGGCAGCGCGCGCTGTGGCTGCTGCTGCTGGTCGGCGTCGGCGCGGCGGTTTATTTCGCCGCGCTGTTCGTCCAGGGCTTCCGCCCGCGCCACTTCATGCGCCGCGAGCATTGATCATGCGCCAGACGCTCAAGGCTATTTCTCAGGCAGAGCGCCAGGCCTTGACGGTTTTGCTGGTTTGCAGCCTGTGCATGGTCTGGCTGCAATACCCCGCCAACCGCTATTGGATGCTGGCCACGCTTAATCTGGCCTTGCCCCAGGCCGCGGACTGGTTTCGCGCCTCCGTGGTGCACAATCCGCATACCGAACTGTTCCGCGTCGCCTATTGGGCGCTGGCCAGCATCGCCGGCTATGTTTTGCTACCTTGGCTGCACATTCGGCTCAAAGGCGGCAAGCTGTCCGACTACGGCATCGCCTGGCCGGACCGCAGCACGCTGCGCGCCGACCTGAAGCTGTTTCCGCTGTTCTATGCACTGATGCTGCCGCTGGTGTGGTGGGCATCGGCTCAGCCTGGCTTTCTCGCCATCTATCCTTTCTTCCGGCTGAGTTCGGGAGAAACGCT
This genomic window from Chromobacterium violaceum ATCC 12472 contains:
- the murJ gene encoding murein biosynthesis integral membrane protein MurJ; translated protein: MNLLKALAAVSSMTMVSRVLGLVRDTLVARIFGAGMAADAFNAAFKIPNMLRRLFAEGAFSQAFVPILGEYKQNRTHEETREFVAKVTGVLGSVLLLVTAIGMLAAPAIMWISAPGFYREPAKAALFADILRVSFPYIFFISLSSMTGSVLNSWGKFSIPAFTPTFLNLSFIVFALAFTHYFHPPIMAMAWAVFVGGLIQLVWQLPFLKQIGMLAKPILAFRDPEVWRVIKQMGPAIFGVSVAQISLLINSTFASFLPTGSVSWMYYADRLMEFPSGVLGVALGTILLPSLSKHAASKSDAEFSVLLDWGIRLSLLLAVPATVGLGLLSGPLLYTMFMYGKFTAHDALMSQQAVIAYSFGLLGLILVKVLAPGFYARQDIKTPVRIAVATLIATQVMNLAFVFPLKHAGLALSIGLASCINAGLLMHTLQKRGIYRPEAGWKPFLAKLFIAIAAMAAALLACQQWLPIDWHGHAWQRALWLLLLVGVGAAVYFAALFVQGFRPRHFMRREH
- a CDS encoding CPBP family glutamic-type intramembrane protease; the encoded protein is MRQTLKAISQAERQALTVLLVCSLCMVWLQYPANRYWMLATLNLALPQAADWFRASVVHNPHTELFRVAYWALASIAGYVLLPWLHIRLKGGKLSDYGIAWPDRSTLRADLKLFPLFYALMLPLVWWASAQPGFLAIYPFFRLSSGETLWPHWLLWEMLYFAQFAALEFFFRGYMVHGLKPRLGWLAVFVMIIPYCMIHFEKPALESLAAIIAGAALGLLSYRYKSIWLGVALHCSVALTMDLMALWRKGLL